A single Pseudomonas putida DNA region contains:
- the argJ gene encoding bifunctional glutamate N-acetyltransferase/amino-acid acetyltransferase ArgJ → MAVGLGPLPTLHPVPGFELGIASAGIKRPGRKDVVVMRCAEGSSVAGVFTLNAFCAAPVILSKQRVQGTVRYLLTNTGNANAGTGAPGLAAAERTCAKLAELTGVPAESVLPFSTGVIGEPLPVEKIEGALQAALDNLSENHWAEAATGIMTTDTLPKGASRQFQHDGVTVTVTGISKGAGMIRPNMATMLGYIATDAKVAPAVLKDLMLDGANKSFNRITIDGDTSTNDCCMLIATGKANLPEVTEASGALFEALKKAVFEVCMEVAQAIVRDGEGATKFVTVQVNGGGNHQECLDVGYAVAHSPLIKTALFASDPNWGRILAAVGRAGVPELDVSLIDVYLDSVCIASQGGRSPNYTEAQGSAVMAQEEITIRIELGRGQCSETIWTTDLSHEYVKINAEYRT, encoded by the coding sequence ATGGCTGTTGGTCTTGGTCCTTTGCCCACCCTGCACCCGGTTCCGGGTTTTGAACTCGGCATCGCTTCTGCCGGCATCAAGCGCCCCGGGCGCAAGGATGTGGTGGTCATGCGCTGCGCCGAAGGCTCCAGCGTGGCTGGCGTGTTCACCCTCAACGCCTTCTGCGCTGCGCCGGTGATCCTGTCCAAGCAGCGCGTGCAGGGCACCGTGCGCTACCTGCTGACCAACACCGGCAATGCCAACGCCGGTACCGGGGCGCCAGGCCTGGCTGCAGCCGAACGTACCTGCGCCAAGCTGGCCGAACTGACCGGCGTGCCGGCCGAGTCGGTGCTGCCGTTCTCCACGGGTGTGATCGGTGAGCCACTGCCGGTCGAGAAAATCGAAGGCGCGCTGCAGGCCGCACTGGACAACCTGTCGGAAAACCACTGGGCTGAAGCCGCCACCGGCATCATGACCACCGACACCCTGCCAAAAGGCGCCAGCCGCCAGTTCCAGCACGATGGCGTGACCGTCACCGTGACCGGTATCAGCAAAGGTGCCGGCATGATTCGGCCGAACATGGCCACCATGCTCGGCTACATCGCCACCGACGCCAAGGTCGCCCCAGCGGTGCTCAAGGACCTGATGCTCGACGGCGCCAACAAGTCGTTCAACCGTATCACCATCGACGGCGACACCTCGACCAACGACTGCTGCATGCTGATCGCCACCGGCAAGGCCAACCTGCCGGAAGTGACCGAAGCCAGTGGTGCGCTGTTCGAAGCGCTGAAGAAGGCCGTGTTCGAAGTGTGCATGGAAGTGGCCCAGGCCATCGTCCGTGACGGCGAAGGTGCCACCAAGTTCGTCACCGTGCAGGTCAACGGTGGTGGCAACCACCAGGAGTGCCTGGATGTCGGTTACGCCGTGGCCCATTCGCCGCTGATCAAGACCGCGCTGTTCGCTTCCGACCCGAACTGGGGCCGCATTCTGGCGGCCGTGGGCCGTGCTGGCGTGCCGGAGCTGGATGTCAGCCTGATCGACGTGTACCTGGACAGCGTGTGCATCGCCAGCCAGGGCGGCCGCAGCCCTAACTACACCGAAGCGCAGGGTTCGGCAGTGATGGCGCAGGAAGAGATCACCATTCGTATCGAGCTTGGCCGTGGCCAGTGCAGCGAAACCATCTGGACCACCGACCTGTCCCACGAATACGTGAAGATCAACGCCGAATACCGCACTTGA
- a CDS encoding glutathione S-transferase family protein: MSYQLIIGDKLYSSWSLRGALALELAGVPYEETLISLNQPDTRKRILAFSSTGKVPLLKTEHGVIADSLAIAEYLNERHPEAQLWPADMAARAHARSACAQMHSGFFALRGAMPFDLSRDQALENMPLEVQVDIDRIVALWSECRLLAKDSGPFLFGKPTLADAFFAPVAVRLRTYRVEVPAEAATYIETIYQWPAFKAWQQAGLAEREG, from the coding sequence ATGAGCTATCAACTGATCATCGGCGACAAGCTGTATTCCTCCTGGTCACTGCGTGGCGCCCTGGCCCTTGAGCTGGCTGGCGTGCCTTACGAAGAAACGCTGATCAGCTTGAACCAGCCCGACACCCGCAAGCGCATCCTCGCATTCTCCTCCACCGGCAAGGTGCCGCTGCTCAAGACCGAGCACGGGGTGATCGCCGATTCCCTGGCCATCGCCGAATACCTCAACGAACGCCACCCCGAGGCCCAGCTGTGGCCGGCCGACATGGCCGCCCGTGCCCACGCCCGTTCGGCCTGCGCGCAGATGCACAGTGGCTTCTTCGCCCTGCGCGGAGCCATGCCGTTCGACCTGTCCCGTGACCAGGCGCTGGAAAACATGCCTTTGGAAGTGCAGGTGGACATCGACCGCATCGTCGCGTTGTGGTCCGAGTGCCGCCTGCTGGCCAAGGACTCTGGCCCGTTCCTGTTCGGCAAGCCGACCCTGGCCGATGCCTTCTTCGCCCCGGTGGCGGTGCGCCTGCGTACCTACCGCGTGGAAGTGCCCGCAGAGGCTGCCACCTATATCGAAACCATTTACCAGTGGCCGGCCTTCAAGGCCTGGCAGCAAGCTGGCCTGGCGGAGCGTGAAGGTTGA
- a CDS encoding Nudix family hydrolase — protein sequence MKRIHVVAAVIRGGDGRILIARRADTQHQGGLWEFPGGKVEEGEGVEAALARELREELGIEVTASRALIKVSHDYPDKQVLLDVREVDAFTGEPHGAEGQPLAWVAPRDLAQYEFPEANKPIVAAARLPDQYLITPDGLEVPEMLKGIQKAVAKGIRLIQLRAPDMYDPKYRDVAVDAVGLCAGKAQLMLKGPLEWLGDFPSAGWHLTAAQLRKYAAKGRPFPKERWLAASCHSAEELALAEQMGVDFVTLSPVQATQTHPEAVPLGWDEAQRLIAGFTQPVFLLGGVGPGEREKAWEAGAQGVAGIRAFWPEA from the coding sequence TTGAAACGGATTCATGTTGTAGCCGCGGTGATCCGCGGTGGTGACGGGCGCATTCTGATTGCCCGCCGCGCCGATACCCAGCACCAGGGTGGCCTTTGGGAATTCCCTGGTGGCAAGGTGGAAGAGGGCGAAGGCGTTGAAGCGGCACTGGCCCGTGAGCTGCGCGAAGAGCTGGGTATTGAAGTGACCGCTTCACGCGCACTGATCAAGGTCAGCCACGACTACCCGGACAAGCAGGTGCTGCTGGACGTTCGCGAGGTCGATGCGTTCACCGGTGAGCCCCATGGTGCCGAAGGCCAGCCACTGGCCTGGGTAGCGCCGCGCGACCTGGCGCAATACGAGTTCCCTGAGGCCAACAAGCCGATCGTCGCGGCTGCGCGCTTGCCGGATCAGTACCTGATCACCCCGGATGGCCTGGAAGTGCCAGAGATGCTCAAGGGTATCCAGAAGGCCGTGGCCAAGGGTATTCGCCTGATCCAGCTGCGCGCCCCGGACATGTACGACCCCAAGTATCGCGATGTTGCGGTGGACGCGGTCGGGCTGTGCGCGGGCAAGGCGCAACTCATGCTCAAGGGGCCGTTGGAATGGCTGGGGGACTTCCCCTCTGCCGGTTGGCACCTTACTGCCGCGCAGCTGCGCAAATATGCAGCCAAAGGCCGCCCGTTCCCCAAGGAGCGCTGGCTGGCAGCGTCGTGCCACAGTGCCGAAGAGTTGGCCTTGGCCGAGCAGATGGGCGTGGATTTTGTCACCCTGTCGCCGGTGCAAGCGACCCAGACCCATCCCGAGGCGGTGCCGCTGGGGTGGGATGAGGCGCAGCGGCTGATCGCGGGCTTTACTCAACCGGTGTTCCTGTTGGGTGGCGTGGGGCCGGGTGAGCGGGAGAAGGCCTGGGAGGCCGGTGCCCAAGGTGTTGCCGGGATACGCGCGTTCTGGCCTGAGGCCTGA
- a CDS encoding cob(I)yrinic acid a,c-diamide adenosyltransferase, which yields MGYRLSKIYTRTGDKGETGLGDGRRVPKDHPRVEAIGEVDSLNSQLGLLLAGLAELGLDEVSNVLAPCQHRLFDLGGELAMPSYQALNQAEVERLEGAIDVWNEELGPLKNFILPSGSALVAQAHVCRSLARSAERRCQQLNALEPLEGVGLAYINRLSDLLFVAARIIGRRQGVAEVLWQPALKPEG from the coding sequence ATGGGCTATCGCCTGTCGAAGATCTACACCCGCACTGGCGACAAGGGCGAAACCGGCCTGGGCGACGGACGGCGGGTGCCCAAGGACCACCCGCGGGTCGAAGCGATCGGTGAAGTGGACAGCCTCAACAGCCAGCTCGGGCTGTTGCTGGCCGGCCTGGCCGAGCTGGGGCTGGATGAAGTGAGCAACGTTCTCGCACCTTGCCAGCATCGTTTGTTCGACCTGGGTGGCGAGTTGGCGATGCCCAGCTATCAGGCCTTGAACCAGGCCGAAGTGGAGCGACTGGAAGGGGCGATCGATGTGTGGAACGAAGAGCTGGGGCCGCTGAAGAACTTCATCCTGCCCAGTGGCTCGGCGCTGGTGGCACAGGCCCATGTGTGCCGTAGCCTGGCGCGCAGTGCGGAGCGGCGCTGCCAGCAGTTGAATGCGCTGGAGCCGCTGGAGGGGGTCGGGTTGGCGTATATCAACCGGCTGTCGGATCTGCTGTTTGTGGCGGCACGGATTATCGGGCGGCGACAGGGGGTTGCGGAGGTCTTGTGGCAGCCTGCACTCAAACCTGAAGGCTGA
- a CDS encoding ATP-binding protein, which translates to MSLRQRLENLPVGQKLLAALLVLLVTILLVANLTFISAAYWITQESMAPQALQTIGKLVANPQLSARAGDSTETATALLKELDSYTPLRAAAIYGGDGSMLAQLQHGEPLALPKRYRNIDGWRLMEFRSTQLIRIPRDASPPAHLLLVASSELPTAFYTGTLSASLAILVFSILLWMVIARQIKRLITQPINQLEELSRQVTREESYALRATRGNDDEIGSLAEAFNTMLSRIEAREHQLKRARDEFQMAYDQAQGLAEETRHTNRKLELEVQVRSKIEKKLTGFQNYLNSIIDSMPSALIALDEQLYVTQWNHEATVLSGTPLDEALNQPIFIAFEPLKPFLPQLKESVEKHRVAKIERVTWPKDEDLRHYALTFYPLMGGGGRGVVIRIDDITQRLSLEEMMVQSEKMLSVGGLAAGMAHEINNPLGAILHNVQNIRRRLSPELPRNQEQAGELGIDLPSVNRYLENREVPQLLDGIQQAGARAAKIVTHMLSFSRRSNRQLAPCELPALIDQAVEIASNDFDLTIGFDFKGQAIVRQFDPNLGPVPCTANELEQVLLNLLKNAAQAIHQRPQPSEPGRITLRTRLNPPWAEIQVEDNGVGMPETVRKRTFEPFFTTKEIGQGTGLGLSVSYFIITNNHKGQMEVQSTPGQGTCFTLRLPLGQPPAALATHTEA; encoded by the coding sequence ATGAGCCTGCGCCAACGCCTGGAAAACCTCCCGGTCGGGCAAAAACTGCTGGCGGCCCTGCTGGTACTGCTGGTGACCATCCTGCTGGTGGCCAACCTGACCTTCATCAGCGCCGCCTACTGGATCACCCAGGAGAGCATGGCGCCGCAGGCGTTGCAGACCATCGGCAAGCTGGTGGCCAACCCGCAACTGTCGGCCCGTGCCGGCGATTCGACCGAGACAGCCACCGCCCTGCTCAAGGAGCTGGACAGCTATACCCCGCTGCGCGCCGCCGCCATCTATGGCGGCGACGGCAGCATGCTGGCCCAGCTGCAGCACGGCGAGCCATTGGCACTACCCAAGCGCTACCGCAACATCGATGGCTGGCGCTTGATGGAGTTTCGCAGCACCCAGCTGATCCGCATCCCCCGCGATGCCAGCCCACCGGCGCATCTGCTGCTGGTGGCCAGCAGCGAACTGCCCACGGCGTTCTACACCGGTACGCTCAGCGCCAGCCTGGCGATCCTGGTGTTCAGCATCCTGCTGTGGATGGTCATCGCCCGGCAGATCAAGCGCTTGATCACCCAGCCGATCAACCAGCTCGAAGAACTCAGCCGCCAGGTCACCCGCGAGGAAAGCTATGCCTTGCGCGCCACCCGTGGCAACGACGACGAGATCGGCAGCCTCGCCGAAGCCTTCAACACCATGCTTTCGCGCATCGAAGCCCGCGAGCACCAGCTCAAGCGCGCCCGCGACGAATTCCAGATGGCCTACGACCAGGCCCAGGGCCTGGCCGAAGAAACCCGCCACACCAACCGCAAGCTGGAGCTGGAAGTCCAGGTGCGCAGCAAGATCGAAAAGAAGCTCACCGGTTTCCAGAACTACCTCAACAGCATCATCGACTCCATGCCCTCGGCACTGATCGCCCTCGATGAACAGCTCTACGTCACCCAATGGAACCATGAGGCCACGGTGCTCTCCGGCACACCGCTGGACGAAGCGCTGAACCAGCCGATTTTCATCGCCTTCGAGCCGCTCAAGCCGTTCCTCCCGCAGCTCAAGGAAAGCGTCGAAAAGCACCGGGTGGCAAAGATCGAGCGGGTCACCTGGCCCAAGGACGAGGACCTGCGCCACTACGCCCTGACCTTTTACCCGCTGATGGGCGGTGGCGGCCGCGGCGTGGTCATCCGTATCGACGACATCACCCAGCGCCTGTCGCTGGAAGAGATGATGGTGCAGTCGGAGAAGATGCTCTCGGTCGGTGGCCTGGCGGCCGGCATGGCCCACGAAATCAACAACCCGCTGGGTGCGATCCTGCACAACGTGCAGAACATCCGCCGGCGCCTGTCGCCGGAGCTGCCGCGCAACCAGGAACAGGCCGGCGAACTGGGCATCGACCTGCCCAGCGTCAACCGCTACCTGGAGAACCGCGAAGTGCCGCAACTGCTCGACGGCATTCAGCAGGCCGGCGCACGTGCGGCGAAGATCGTCACCCACATGCTCAGCTTCAGCCGCCGCAGCAACCGCCAGCTGGCGCCGTGCGAGCTGCCGGCGCTGATCGACCAGGCCGTGGAAATCGCCAGCAACGACTTCGACCTGACCATCGGCTTCGACTTCAAGGGCCAGGCCATCGTCCGCCAGTTCGACCCCAATCTGGGCCCGGTGCCCTGCACTGCCAACGAACTGGAGCAGGTACTGCTGAACCTGCTGAAAAACGCCGCCCAGGCCATTCACCAGCGCCCGCAGCCGAGCGAACCTGGGCGTATCACCTTGCGCACCAGGCTCAACCCACCCTGGGCCGAGATCCAGGTCGAGGACAACGGCGTCGGCATGCCCGAAACCGTGCGCAAACGCACCTTCGAGCCGTTCTTCACCACCAAGGAAATCGGCCAGGGCACCGGGCTCGGGCTGTCGGTTTCGTACTTCATCATCACCAACAACCACAAGGGGCAGATGGAAGTGCAGTCCACGCCCGGCCAGGGCACCTGCTTCACCCTGCGCCTGCCCCTCGGCCAGCCGCCAGCGGCGCTGGCAACCCACACGGAGGCATGA
- a CDS encoding putative 2-dehydropantoate 2-reductase yields MSSTWHILGAGSLGSLWACRLARAGKAVRLILRDAQRLQAYQLAGGLTLVEQDQASLYAIPAETAESGGPIHRLLVACKAYDAAPAIARLAPRLADGAEIVLLQNGLGSQDEVADQAPLARCIFASSTEGAFREDEWQVRFAGHGFNWLGDPANPTTPEWFADLDDAGIPGEWTVDILTRLWRKLALNCAINPLTVLHDCQNGGLLGHLGEVEALSTELAELLRRCGQPEAATDLDEEVQRVILATAANYSSMYQDVRAGRRTEVHYLLGHACRAAERHGMLLPKLEHLHQRLVDNLRARGLPSA; encoded by the coding sequence ATGAGCAGCACCTGGCATATTCTCGGCGCCGGTAGCCTCGGCAGCCTCTGGGCCTGCCGCCTGGCCCGCGCCGGCAAGGCGGTACGCCTGATCCTGCGCGACGCGCAGCGCCTGCAGGCCTACCAGCTGGCCGGCGGCCTGACTTTGGTCGAGCAGGACCAGGCCAGCCTCTACGCCATCCCGGCCGAAACGGCCGAATCCGGCGGCCCCATTCATCGCCTGTTGGTGGCCTGCAAGGCCTACGATGCCGCCCCCGCCATCGCCCGCCTGGCACCGCGCCTGGCTGATGGCGCAGAAATCGTGCTGTTGCAGAACGGCCTCGGCAGCCAGGACGAAGTCGCCGACCAGGCCCCCCTCGCCCGCTGCATCTTTGCCTCCAGTACCGAAGGCGCATTCCGCGAGGACGAATGGCAGGTACGTTTCGCCGGCCATGGTTTCAACTGGCTGGGAGACCCGGCCAACCCCACCACCCCCGAATGGTTCGCTGACCTTGACGACGCCGGCATCCCTGGCGAATGGACCGTCGACATCCTCACCCGCCTGTGGCGCAAGCTGGCGCTGAACTGCGCCATCAACCCGCTGACCGTACTCCACGACTGCCAGAACGGCGGGCTGCTCGGGCACCTCGGCGAGGTCGAGGCGCTGAGTACGGAACTGGCCGAACTGCTGCGCCGCTGCGGTCAGCCCGAAGCGGCCACCGATCTGGATGAAGAAGTGCAGCGGGTGATCCTGGCCACTGCCGCCAACTACTCTTCCATGTACCAGGACGTGCGTGCTGGCCGGCGTACCGAGGTGCATTATCTGCTGGGCCACGCCTGCCGGGCAGCCGAGCGCCACGGCATGCTGCTGCCTAAGCTGGAACACCTGCACCAGCGGCTGGTCGATAACCTGCGAGCGCGTGGCTTGCCCAGCGCCTGA
- a CDS encoding YajQ family cyclic di-GMP-binding protein, protein MPSFDVVSELDKHEVQNAVDNAIKDLDRRYDLKGKGSFEFKDKEQTVVLTAEEEFQLEAMLEILRLALVKRKIDVKCLETKDPYASGKEKKQEAKFREGIDKDLAKKIVATIKDGKLKVQAAIQGEQVRVTGKKRDDLQEAIALLRTKEFEMPLQFNNFRD, encoded by the coding sequence ATGCCTTCGTTCGACGTGGTATCGGAACTGGACAAGCACGAAGTGCAGAACGCGGTCGACAATGCCATCAAGGACCTCGACCGCCGCTATGACCTCAAGGGCAAAGGCAGCTTCGAGTTCAAGGACAAGGAGCAGACCGTGGTGCTGACCGCCGAGGAAGAGTTCCAGCTCGAAGCCATGCTGGAAATCCTGCGCCTGGCGCTGGTCAAGCGCAAGATCGACGTGAAGTGCCTGGAAACCAAAGACCCGTACGCCTCGGGCAAGGAAAAGAAACAGGAAGCCAAGTTCCGCGAAGGCATCGACAAGGACCTGGCCAAGAAGATCGTCGCCACCATCAAGGACGGCAAGCTCAAGGTCCAGGCCGCCATCCAGGGCGAGCAGGTACGTGTCACCGGCAAGAAGCGTGACGACCTGCAGGAAGCCATTGCCTTGCTGCGCACCAAGGAATTTGAAATGCCGCTGCAGTTCAACAACTTCCGCGACTGA
- a CDS encoding mechanosensitive ion channel family protein produces the protein MDLNAEVDQLVRQSQTWIPLIMEYGSRLLLALLTLAVGWWIVNKVSARLGKLVGLRNADLALQGFISTLSNIVLKVLLFVSVASMIGIETTSFVAAIGAAGLAIGLALQGSLANFAGGVLILMFRPFRIGDWIEAQGVSGTVDSIQIFHTVLRTGDNKTVIMPNGALSNGIITNTNRQPTRKVVFDVGVDYEADLQKARQVLLELAKDPRVLPDPAPQAVVSTLGDSSITVSLRLWTKTSDYWDVMFMLNEHARDRLRAEGIDIPFPQRVIRVVQETAAQ, from the coding sequence ATGGATTTGAACGCTGAAGTCGATCAGCTGGTCCGCCAATCCCAGACCTGGATCCCCTTGATCATGGAGTACGGCAGCCGCCTGCTGCTGGCACTGCTGACCCTGGCGGTCGGCTGGTGGATCGTCAACAAGGTCAGCGCCCGCCTGGGCAAGCTGGTAGGCCTGCGCAACGCCGACCTGGCACTGCAAGGCTTTATCAGCACCTTGTCGAACATCGTGCTGAAGGTGCTGCTGTTCGTCAGTGTGGCGTCGATGATCGGCATCGAGACCACCTCGTTCGTCGCGGCCATCGGTGCTGCCGGCCTGGCCATCGGCCTGGCCTTGCAGGGCAGCCTGGCGAACTTCGCCGGTGGCGTGCTGATTCTGATGTTCCGCCCGTTCCGCATCGGCGACTGGATCGAAGCGCAAGGCGTGTCAGGTACCGTCGACAGCATCCAGATCTTCCACACCGTGCTGCGTACCGGTGACAACAAGACGGTAATCATGCCTAACGGTGCCCTGTCCAACGGCATCATCACCAATACCAACCGCCAGCCGACGCGCAAGGTGGTGTTCGACGTGGGTGTGGACTACGAGGCCGATCTGCAGAAGGCACGCCAGGTGCTGCTGGAGCTGGCGAAAGACCCTCGCGTGCTGCCCGACCCGGCGCCGCAGGCTGTGGTTTCGACCTTGGGCGACAGTTCGATCACCGTGTCGCTGCGCCTGTGGACCAAGACCTCCGACTACTGGGACGTGATGTTCATGCTGAACGAGCACGCCCGTGATCGCTTGCGTGCCGAAGGGATCGACATTCCGTTCCCGCAGCGGGTGATCCGCGTGGTGCAGGAGACTGCAGCGCAGTAA
- a CDS encoding MFS transporter — translation MKPLLYITPLRALLFGLTLALFELLTYLASDAVMPAMPVVVEHLNASPEYIPHALNLYLLGGVVLQWLIGPLADRYGRRPLLLAGCAFFGVACLATYWVQDIGLFNLLRLLQGIGLGFVVTVSYPALNESFSEADAVRMMALLANIALLSPLLGPLVGTLMLQWLDWRWLFVAFAFGAVLCWLLLHRLMPETLGVERRDGSRLPFTPIHLLPLLAGYGQLLANRKFVAGSAALGLVGLPLIGWIGLSPVLLIHDEGLSTMEYALWQLPVFGGLILGNLIINRIADRYPLPALVRGALGPYLAGLCLMVLATWCWPTVTSVVAGMSLYALGLGVANAVLYRMTLFASDQSKGLVSAMLGMITIALLGLGGAVLAMIGAGASLLNFALAAGVAGALALWPLWFVVGGRPDEGAVAQ, via the coding sequence ATGAAACCATTGCTCTACATCACTCCTCTTCGGGCCCTGCTGTTCGGCCTGACCCTGGCCCTGTTCGAGCTGCTCACCTACCTGGCCAGCGACGCCGTGATGCCGGCCATGCCGGTGGTGGTCGAGCACCTGAACGCCAGCCCGGAATACATCCCCCATGCGCTCAACCTGTACCTGCTCGGTGGCGTGGTGCTGCAATGGCTGATCGGCCCGCTGGCCGACCGCTATGGCCGCCGCCCGCTGCTGCTGGCCGGCTGCGCATTCTTTGGTGTTGCCTGCCTGGCCACCTACTGGGTGCAGGATATCGGCCTGTTCAACCTGCTGCGTCTGCTGCAGGGCATTGGCCTGGGCTTTGTGGTTACCGTCAGCTACCCGGCGCTGAACGAGTCGTTCAGCGAAGCGGACGCGGTGCGCATGATGGCGTTGCTGGCCAATATCGCCTTGCTGTCGCCGCTGCTCGGGCCTCTGGTCGGTACGCTCATGCTGCAGTGGCTGGACTGGCGCTGGCTGTTTGTGGCCTTCGCCTTTGGTGCGGTGCTGTGCTGGCTGCTGCTGCATCGCTTGATGCCGGAAACCCTTGGTGTGGAGCGCCGCGACGGCTCGCGCCTGCCCTTCACCCCGATCCATTTGCTGCCACTGCTCGCCGGTTACGGCCAGTTGCTGGCCAATCGCAAGTTCGTCGCCGGCAGTGCCGCGCTGGGCCTGGTAGGCCTGCCACTGATTGGCTGGATCGGCCTGTCGCCGGTGCTGCTCATCCACGATGAGGGGCTGAGCACGATGGAATATGCACTGTGGCAGTTGCCGGTGTTCGGTGGGTTGATCCTCGGTAACCTGATCATCAACCGCATCGCCGACCGTTACCCGTTGCCGGCTCTGGTGCGCGGTGCGCTGGGGCCGTATCTGGCCGGGCTGTGCCTGATGGTGCTGGCGACCTGGTGCTGGCCGACGGTGACCAGCGTGGTCGCGGGCATGTCGCTGTATGCGCTGGGGCTGGGGGTGGCCAATGCGGTGCTGTACCGCATGACGCTGTTTGCCAGCGACCAGAGCAAGGGGCTGGTGTCGGCGATGCTGGGGATGATCACCATTGCCTTGCTCGGGTTGGGTGGCGCGGTGTTGGCGATGATCGGGGCAGGGGCGAGCCTGCTGAACTTTGCCCTGGCGGCGGGTGTGGCAGGGGCTTTGGCACTGTGGCCATTGTGGTTTGTCGTGGGTGGGCGGCCCGACGAAGGGGCTGTCGCTCAATAA